One window of Desulfovibrio sp. Fe33 genomic DNA carries:
- a CDS encoding RluA family pseudouridine synthase translates to MTTSEGLNIVFEDDAVVVVDKPSGLLSVPGKGEANQDSVATRLKAMRPECIDQPSVHRLDQDTSGLLALALTAEAHRDLSMQFMDRLVGKRYIALIDGVVRESGGIIELKFRLDPDNRPYQVYDPVNGKPAVTRWRSLGVENGRTRVEFMPHTGRTHQLRLHSAHKKGLGFPIVGDRLYGTGTGPGQLKLHASLLRFRHPVTRVPLEFVSPAPF, encoded by the coding sequence ATGACCACGTCGGAAGGATTGAACATCGTATTCGAGGACGACGCCGTGGTGGTCGTCGACAAGCCGTCCGGCCTGCTTTCCGTTCCCGGAAAGGGCGAGGCCAACCAGGACAGCGTCGCAACCCGGCTCAAGGCCATGCGGCCCGAATGCATCGACCAGCCCTCGGTCCACCGCCTGGACCAGGACACTTCCGGCCTGCTGGCCCTGGCCCTGACAGCGGAGGCCCACCGCGACTTGTCCATGCAGTTCATGGACCGGCTGGTGGGCAAGCGGTATATCGCCCTCATCGACGGCGTCGTCAGGGAATCGGGCGGGATCATCGAGCTCAAGTTCCGTTTGGACCCGGACAACCGCCCCTATCAGGTCTATGATCCGGTGAACGGCAAGCCCGCCGTGACCCGCTGGCGCAGCCTCGGCGTCGAAAACGGCCGCACCCGCGTCGAGTTCATGCCCCATACCGGCAGGACCCACCAGCTCCGGCTGCATTCGGCTCACAAGAAGGGGCTGGGTTTCCCCATCGTCGGAGACCGCCTCTACGGCACCGGCACGGGCCCCGGACAGCTCAAACTCCATGCCTCGCTTCTGCGGTTCCGCCATCCCGTCACCCGCGTCCCCCTCGAATTTGTCTCCCCGGCTCCGTTTTGA